In Rutidosis leptorrhynchoides isolate AG116_Rl617_1_P2 chromosome 2, CSIRO_AGI_Rlap_v1, whole genome shotgun sequence, one genomic interval encodes:
- the LOC139892844 gene encoding cytosolic Fe-S cluster assembly factor NBP35-like — MENGNHKDVPDNANEHCPGTESEDAGKSDACAGCPNQEACASAPKGPDPDLVAIAERMGTVKHKILILSGKGGVGKSTFSAQLSFALAAMDHQVGLLDIDICGPSIPKMLGLEGQEIHQSNLGWSPVYVDSIGVMSIGFMLPDPDDAVIWRGPRKNGIIKQFLKDVYWGEIDFLVVDAPPGTSDEHISIVQFLKETGIDGAIIVTTPQQVSLIDVRKEVSFCKKVGIQVLGVVENMSGLCQPVSDFKYMKPSKIGEEQEDVTDWAMSVMKEKAPELLDLLACSEVFDSSGGGAARMCVEMGVPFLGKVPLDPKLCKAAEEGKSCFVGDESGVSAPALSAIIKKLLNNNTFA; from the exons ATGGAAAACGGAAACCACAAAGATGTCCCGGATAACGCCAATGAAC ATTGCCCGGGGACAGAATCAGAAGATGCAGGGAAATCAGATGCATGTGCAGGCTGCCCTAATCAAGAAGCTTGTGCTTCTGCTCCTAAAGGCCCCGATCcag ATTTGGTAGCAATTGCAGAAAGAATGGGTACAGTAAAGCATAAAATACTGATTCTATCTGGTAAAGGTGGTGTTGGCAAGAGCACATTTTCAGCCCAGCTCTCATTCGCCCTAGCTGCAATGGATCATCAAGTAGGTCTACTCGACATCGACATTTGTGGGCCCAGCATCCCAAAAATGCTCGGGTTAGAAGGCCAAGAGATTCACCAAAGCAACCTAGGTTGGTCACCTGTTTATGTCGACTCCATTGGAGTCATGTCAATCGGGTTCATGCTTCCTGACCCTGATGACGCCGTCATCTGGCGGGGTCCACGTAAAAACGGGATCATAAAACAGTTTCTAAAAGACGTTTATTGGGGTGAGATTGATTTTCTAGTTGTTGATGCTCCACCCGGGACATCAGATGAGCACATCTCGATCGTCCAGTTTCTTAAAGAAACAGGGATCGATGGTGCGATTATAGTAACGACCCCACAACAAGTTTCGTTAATAGATGTTAGGAAAGAGGTTAGTTTCTGTAAGAAAGTTGGGATTCAAGTTCTTGGGGTTGTTGAGAATATGAGCGGGTTATGTCAACCCGTTTCTGATTTCAAGTATATGAAACCATCCAAGATTGGGGAAGAACAAGAAGACGTTACAGATTGGGCTATGTCGGTTATGAAAGAAAAAGCACCAGAATTGTTGGATTTGTTAGCGTGTAGTGAGGTGTTTGATAGTAGCGGTGGAGGTGCGGCGAGAATGTGCGTCGAGATGGGGGTCCCGTTTCTTGGTAAAGTCCCGTTGGATCCTAAACTATGTAAAGCTGCTGAAGAAGGTAAATCTTGCTTTGTTGGTGATGAAAGTGGGGTGAGTGCTCCTGCACTTTCGGCGATAATTAAAAAACTTTTGAATAATAACACTTTCGCATGA